The Chryseobacterium nakagawai genome has a segment encoding these proteins:
- a CDS encoding RNA methyltransferase codes for MVQKLKLEELNRIDVETFKKVEKIPLVVILDNIRSMHNVGAAFRTADAFLIERIILCGITPQPPHREIHKAALGATESVDWSHEEDTNNAIADLKSKGYQIIGIEQTTGSQMITDFVIDKSKKYALILGNEVEGISDEVLPNVDVFLEIPQLGTKHSLNVSVCAGIVMWEFAKALK; via the coding sequence TTGGTACAGAAACTAAAACTGGAGGAACTGAACAGAATAGATGTAGAAACATTTAAGAAAGTTGAAAAAATTCCGTTGGTCGTCATTTTAGATAACATCAGAAGTATGCACAACGTAGGTGCAGCCTTCAGAACGGCAGATGCCTTTTTAATAGAAAGAATAATTCTTTGCGGAATTACCCCACAACCGCCCCATCGTGAAATTCACAAAGCGGCTTTGGGTGCAACAGAAAGTGTGGATTGGTCTCATGAAGAAGACACCAACAACGCTATTGCAGATCTGAAAAGCAAAGGATATCAAATCATAGGAATTGAACAGACTACCGGCAGCCAGATGATTACAGATTTCGTTATTGACAAATCAAAAAAATACGCTTTGATTTTAGGAAATGAAGTGGAAGGAATCAGTGATGAGGTACTCCCTAATGTGGATGTATTTCTAGAAATTCCACAGCTTGGCACCAAGCATTCTCTTAATGTAAGTGTATGTGCTGGAATTGTAATGTGGGAGTTTGCAAAAGCTCTAAAATAA
- a CDS encoding toxin-antitoxin system YwqK family antitoxin, with amino-acid sequence MKYIFLLFFSFSIMGLAQKPCGYKDGLQEGNCKEFYDNGQVKNIIEWKKGKKEGDAVFYHDNGKVNAKGEFKKDFKVKEWVYYDKNGTLTAKEIYRNGDKNVYDNSFTATFYSPKGVVEEVSNYKFAKLNGETKLFHEDGKSIKQTGLYDNGLATGKWKVFYPSGKLQRETEFVNDKWNGNRIHYREDGSIEKTEVYKDGKLISTK; translated from the coding sequence ATGAAATACATTTTTCTATTGTTTTTTTCTTTTTCCATCATGGGTCTTGCACAGAAACCTTGTGGATATAAAGACGGATTGCAGGAAGGAAACTGCAAGGAATTCTATGACAACGGACAGGTAAAAAATATAATTGAATGGAAGAAAGGAAAGAAAGAAGGGGATGCTGTTTTTTATCACGATAACGGAAAAGTAAACGCAAAAGGTGAATTCAAAAAAGATTTCAAAGTAAAAGAATGGGTTTATTATGATAAAAATGGAACGCTTACTGCTAAAGAAATATATAGAAATGGAGATAAAAATGTTTATGATAACAGCTTTACCGCTACCTTTTATTCTCCCAAAGGAGTTGTAGAAGAAGTTTCTAATTATAAATTTGCAAAACTGAATGGAGAAACCAAACTTTTTCATGAGGACGGAAAATCCATAAAACAGACCGGATTATATGATAACGGTCTTGCCACCGGAAAATGGAAAGTATTTTATCCATCAGGCAAGCTACAGCGTGAAACAGAATTTGTCAATGATAAATGGAATGGCAACAGAATCCATTACCGTGAAGACGGAAGCATTGAAAAAACAGAGGTCTATAAAGACGGAAAATTAATCTCAACAAAATAA
- a CDS encoding bestrophin family protein has translation MILSDFMRVYNTKHFLKILFSLHKSDTLKILFPSMIMVGLYSWGIQYLEVGYFHLTAKSGISNVGMIHSLLGFVLSLLLVFRTNTAYDRWWEGRKLWGKLVNDTRNFAIKINTILGDNRQDAEQVSRYLKYFPHFLAKHLSKESTRLALDEDYSEIEKTLKNHGPSEIIILLSHKLNQLKKEGKVSEIEMLYLDTQLSGFLEVCGGCERIKNTPIPYSYSSFIKKFIILYVLALPIAYVITIGLFMIPLTVFVYYVLMSLEMIAEEIEDPFNNDENDIPMETIAQNIEKNVHQIMSKK, from the coding sequence GTGATATTAAGCGATTTTATGAGAGTCTACAACACAAAACATTTCCTTAAAATTCTTTTCAGTTTACACAAAAGTGATACCCTGAAAATTCTTTTTCCAAGTATGATTATGGTTGGATTATATTCCTGGGGAATTCAATATCTGGAAGTGGGATATTTTCATCTTACTGCAAAATCAGGCATCAGTAATGTAGGGATGATTCACTCCCTGCTGGGATTTGTATTGTCTCTTTTACTGGTCTTCAGAACCAATACGGCGTATGACAGATGGTGGGAAGGAAGAAAACTTTGGGGAAAACTGGTGAATGATACCCGAAACTTTGCTATAAAAATCAATACCATCCTTGGAGATAACCGTCAGGATGCAGAACAGGTTTCAAGATATTTAAAATATTTCCCTCACTTTTTAGCCAAACATCTTTCTAAGGAATCTACGCGCCTGGCTTTAGACGAAGATTATTCTGAGATTGAAAAAACGTTGAAAAACCATGGGCCAAGTGAGATTATTATTCTGCTAAGTCATAAACTTAACCAACTCAAGAAAGAAGGTAAGGTTTCAGAAATTGAAATGCTGTATCTGGACACTCAACTGTCAGGATTTCTTGAAGTGTGTGGTGGATGTGAAAGGATTAAAAATACTCCTATTCCCTATTCTTATTCCTCGTTTATTAAAAAATTCATCATCCTATATGTACTTGCTCTTCCTATTGCTTATGTGATTACGATAGGGCTTTTCATGATACCCCTTACTGTTTTCGTCTATTATGTACTGATGAGTCTTGAAATGATTGCTGAAGAGATAGAAGATCCTTTCAACAATGATGAAAATGATATCCCAATGGAGACAATAGCCCAGAATATTGAGAAAAATGTTCATCAGATCATGAGCAAAAAATAA
- a CDS encoding cupin-like domain-containing protein, with amino-acid sequence MILKNVDVVNDISKEDFQKNYFKKQKPLLIKNFASRWEGFDLWNLAYIREKAGDQNVPLYDNKPADAAKSSDAPVANMKMKDYIDTIKSKPSDLRIFFYIITDKLPELLKNFTYPDLGIKFFKRLPTLFFGGSEAHVLMHYDVDLGDFMHIHFEGKKRILLFDQKQSPFLYKVPLSVHTIYEVDYENPDYERFPALKYAKGYEIFMEHGDALFIPGAFWHFNRYLEPGFSLSLRALPNKPNVFANMLYHVFIMRYTDKIMRKMFKSKWVDYKQKWAYKKSSEALERHLQKGN; translated from the coding sequence ATGATTCTCAAAAACGTAGATGTAGTCAATGATATCAGTAAAGAAGATTTTCAGAAGAATTATTTCAAAAAGCAGAAACCTCTTTTAATCAAGAATTTTGCGAGCCGTTGGGAGGGCTTTGACCTATGGAATCTTGCCTATATCCGAGAAAAGGCAGGTGATCAGAATGTTCCTTTGTATGATAATAAACCTGCTGATGCTGCTAAAAGTTCCGATGCTCCGGTAGCCAATATGAAAATGAAGGATTATATTGATACGATAAAAAGTAAACCTTCAGACCTCAGGATTTTCTTTTATATTATTACAGACAAACTTCCGGAATTGCTTAAAAATTTCACCTATCCGGATCTTGGAATAAAATTTTTCAAAAGACTCCCTACTTTGTTCTTTGGAGGAAGTGAAGCCCATGTTTTGATGCATTATGATGTGGATTTGGGGGACTTTATGCACATCCATTTTGAAGGGAAAAAGAGAATTTTGTTATTCGATCAGAAACAGTCGCCGTTTTTATATAAAGTTCCATTATCTGTTCATACCATCTATGAGGTAGATTACGAGAATCCTGATTACGAAAGATTTCCAGCTTTGAAGTACGCGAAAGGATATGAAATCTTTATGGAACATGGTGATGCTCTTTTTATTCCGGGAGCATTCTGGCATTTCAACCGATACCTTGAGCCTGGATTTTCACTATCGTTAAGAGCGCTTCCCAATAAACCGAATGTTTTTGCCAATATGCTGTATCATGTTTTTATTATGAGATATACAGATAAGATTATGCGCAAGATGTTTAAATCAAAATGGGTGGATTATAAGCAAAAGTGGGCATATAAAAAGAGTTCAGAAGCATTGGAAAGACATTTACAGAAAGGGAATTAG
- a CDS encoding GNAT family N-acetyltransferase has protein sequence MEFPVLETERLVLRQLTLDDTQDLFEYFSLEEVMEYYDLEAFKSIKDAQQIIQHFNSEFEKEKGYRWALQLKSDGKVIGTCGYHNWYKEHFKAEIGYELNPLYWRQAYMKEAILPILTFGFESMRLHRVDAFIDPANISSEKLLTSVKFQEEGTLRDYFFEKGKFVDAKIFGLINE, from the coding sequence ATGGAATTTCCTGTTTTAGAAACTGAAAGACTTGTTTTACGCCAACTTACCCTTGATGATACCCAAGACCTATTCGAATATTTTTCTTTGGAAGAAGTTATGGAGTACTATGATCTTGAAGCCTTCAAATCTATTAAAGATGCTCAGCAAATTATCCAGCATTTCAACAGTGAATTTGAGAAGGAAAAGGGCTATCGTTGGGCTTTACAGCTAAAATCAGATGGTAAAGTAATTGGCACTTGTGGTTATCATAACTGGTACAAAGAACATTTCAAAGCTGAAATTGGATATGAACTCAATCCCCTTTACTGGAGACAGGCTTATATGAAAGAGGCTATTCTTCCTATTCTTACATTCGGTTTTGAAAGTATGAGATTACATCGTGTAGATGCTTTTATTGATCCCGCTAATATTTCTTCCGAAAAGCTTCTAACTTCTGTGAAGTTTCAGGAAGAAGGAACGCTAAGGGATTACTTTTTCGAAAAAGGAAAATTTGTGGATGCTAAAATCTTTGGATTGATTAATGAATAA
- the mutS gene encoding DNA mismatch repair protein MutS → MAKSKKETPLMTQYNTIKGKYPDALLLFRVGDFYETFGQDAVKTSQILGIVLTKRNNGEGSVELAGFPHHSIDSYLPKLVRAGMRVAICDQLEDPKMVKGIVKRGVTELVTPGVTFNDQVLNSKKNNFLLSLHKEKEKYGIALVDISTGEFLVSEGNLEKLLHIVNTFDPSEIIFQRSVQTPEQIKNKNAFKLEDWAFQYSFAYEKLTNHFKTNSLKGFGVETLPLAITAAGAIFAYLVEDTHHKLLSHITKLQIIPQEDYLMMDNFTLRNLEIVYPSNPQGKSLLDIIDKTSTPMGGRLLRRRIILPLKSVDEISRRLSLIDFLNENDHLKYEIGQLLKSISDLDRLMGKLAAEKISPRELGHLRQSLINIHKIKALLHPHADVLAWLEPLFDLEELIKLLQSRLNEELPVSIAKGNVVKDGVSEELDRLRNLQSKGRGFLDEMCQREIERTGITSLKIDFNNVFGYYIEVRNTHKDKVPDDWVRKQTLVNAERYITEELKEYESQILGAEEKIGALESQLYRNVCAETMVYIDQIQGNSSIIAQIDVAAGLSELAVSESYTKPILNDGYAIDLKEARHPIIENALPLGEKYIPNDIFLDKDSQQIIMVTGPNMAGKSAILRQTAIVCLLAQIGSFVPAKHAEIGLLDKIFTRVGATDNISAGESTFMVEMNEAANILNNISERSLILLDEIGRGTSTYDGVSIAWAIAEYLHQHVTQAKTLFATHYHELNEMTVNFERVKNFHVSIQENKGNIIFMRKLIPGGSEHSFGIHVAKLAGMPAKVVNRANEILKTLEASRSQEGGSSENIKRVTEENMQLSFFQLDDPVLENIREELTKIDINTLTPIEALMKLNAIKKMIGG, encoded by the coding sequence ATGGCAAAATCGAAGAAGGAAACTCCACTTATGACTCAATATAATACCATCAAGGGTAAATACCCGGATGCACTTTTGCTTTTCAGAGTAGGAGATTTTTATGAAACTTTTGGGCAAGATGCCGTGAAGACCTCTCAGATACTGGGTATTGTTCTTACCAAAAGGAATAACGGAGAAGGAAGTGTAGAATTGGCAGGATTTCCTCACCATTCAATAGATTCTTATCTTCCAAAATTGGTAAGAGCCGGAATGAGGGTGGCTATCTGCGATCAGCTGGAAGATCCCAAAATGGTTAAAGGCATTGTAAAAAGGGGAGTTACAGAATTGGTAACCCCAGGGGTTACTTTCAATGACCAGGTTTTAAATTCCAAGAAAAATAACTTCCTGCTTTCCCTTCATAAAGAAAAGGAAAAATATGGAATTGCTTTAGTAGATATCTCTACGGGTGAATTTTTAGTAAGTGAGGGTAATCTTGAAAAGCTACTGCATATTGTCAATACTTTTGATCCCAGTGAAATCATTTTCCAGAGAAGTGTACAGACTCCTGAGCAAATTAAGAATAAAAATGCCTTTAAGTTAGAAGACTGGGCTTTTCAATACAGTTTTGCCTACGAGAAATTAACCAATCATTTTAAAACGAATTCCTTAAAAGGATTTGGAGTGGAAACCCTTCCGTTAGCTATTACCGCAGCAGGAGCTATTTTTGCTTATCTTGTAGAAGACACTCACCATAAATTACTTTCTCACATCACCAAACTTCAGATCATTCCACAGGAAGATTATCTGATGATGGATAATTTTACATTAAGAAACCTGGAAATCGTTTATCCAAGCAACCCACAAGGGAAATCATTGCTGGATATTATTGATAAAACCTCAACCCCAATGGGAGGAAGGTTGCTAAGAAGAAGGATTATTCTTCCTTTAAAATCTGTTGATGAAATTTCGAGAAGACTTTCCCTGATTGATTTCTTAAACGAAAACGATCATCTTAAATATGAAATAGGGCAGCTATTAAAGTCAATTTCCGATCTTGACCGATTGATGGGGAAACTGGCGGCAGAGAAAATTTCGCCTAGGGAATTAGGACATCTGCGTCAAAGTTTAATCAATATTCATAAAATCAAAGCATTATTGCATCCTCACGCAGATGTACTGGCATGGTTAGAGCCTCTGTTTGATCTTGAAGAATTGATCAAATTGCTGCAAAGTCGTTTGAATGAAGAGCTTCCGGTAAGTATTGCTAAAGGAAATGTAGTAAAAGATGGGGTTTCTGAAGAACTTGACAGATTGAGAAATCTTCAGAGCAAAGGACGTGGATTTCTGGATGAAATGTGCCAGAGAGAGATTGAAAGAACAGGTATTACAAGCCTTAAAATTGATTTTAATAATGTTTTCGGATATTATATTGAAGTCCGGAATACTCATAAAGACAAAGTTCCGGATGACTGGGTGAGAAAACAAACCCTTGTGAATGCGGAACGATACATCACCGAAGAGTTAAAGGAATATGAAAGCCAGATTCTGGGTGCTGAAGAAAAAATAGGCGCTTTGGAAAGCCAGCTGTACAGAAATGTATGTGCTGAAACTATGGTGTATATTGATCAGATTCAAGGAAACTCCAGTATTATTGCCCAGATTGATGTTGCTGCAGGATTATCTGAATTAGCGGTGTCAGAAAGCTATACTAAGCCTATCCTAAATGACGGCTATGCTATTGATTTGAAAGAAGCAAGGCACCCGATCATTGAAAATGCGCTTCCGTTAGGAGAAAAATATATTCCGAACGATATCTTTCTGGATAAAGATTCCCAGCAGATTATTATGGTTACAGGTCCTAACATGGCTGGTAAATCTGCAATTTTGCGTCAGACGGCTATTGTATGTCTTTTGGCTCAGATTGGAAGTTTTGTACCTGCTAAACATGCGGAAATCGGGCTGCTGGACAAGATATTTACAAGAGTAGGAGCTACAGATAATATTTCTGCAGGAGAATCTACTTTCATGGTGGAAATGAATGAAGCAGCCAATATCTTGAATAATATATCAGAACGAAGTCTTATCCTTTTGGATGAAATTGGGCGTGGAACGTCTACGTATGACGGGGTTTCCATTGCATGGGCTATTGCGGAGTATCTTCATCAACATGTTACACAGGCTAAAACTTTATTTGCGACTCATTACCATGAACTGAATGAGATGACTGTGAATTTTGAAAGAGTAAAAAATTTCCACGTTTCTATTCAGGAAAACAAAGGGAACATTATCTTCATGAGAAAATTGATTCCAGGAGGCAGTGAGCACAGTTTCGGTATTCATGTGGCTAAATTAGCCGGGATGCCTGCCAAAGTAGTAAACAGAGCGAATGAAATTCTTAAAACCCTTGAGGCGAGTAGAAGCCAGGAAGGGGGATCTTCAGAAAATATCAAAAGGGTAACCGAAGAAAATATGCAGCTTTCTTTCTTCCAGCTGGATGATCCGGTTCTGGAGAATATTCGGGAAGAGCTTACGAAGATAGATATCAATACTTTGACACCGATTGAAGCTTTAATGAAGCTCAACGCCATAAAAAAAATGATTGGAGGATAA
- a CDS encoding bacteriocin: MKNSFTQKKKLTKAELKEISGGAKANCAEDLCKLRGVSSHFMIIGPRGKDGYCC; encoded by the coding sequence ATGAAAAATTCATTCACTCAAAAAAAGAAGCTTACCAAAGCTGAGCTTAAAGAAATCAGCGGTGGTGCTAAGGCCAACTGTGCAGAAGATCTATGCAAACTCAGAGGAGTAAGCAGTCATTTTATGATTATCGGTCCTAGAGGTAAAGACGGATACTGCTGTTAA
- a CDS encoding TlpA family protein disulfide reductase produces the protein MKNVLKILIIFLFCTICKAQQTEISVLKYEDLEKKIQLEKDNLLIVNFWATTCAPCVKELPHFMEINNQYAGNSKFKMILVSLDRLVDKERVLKFIKNKNLTAEVVLLDDIKRMNTWIPRFEKKWDGNIPVTIFYKNGEKVYFNDGEMSKEDLGKTITENLQ, from the coding sequence ATGAAGAATGTATTAAAAATCCTGATAATCTTTCTGTTTTGTACAATTTGTAAAGCTCAACAGACGGAAATTTCTGTTTTGAAATACGAAGATCTGGAAAAGAAAATCCAATTGGAAAAAGATAACCTTTTGATTGTTAATTTTTGGGCAACCACCTGTGCTCCTTGTGTGAAAGAGCTTCCTCATTTTATGGAAATCAATAATCAATATGCCGGTAATTCTAAGTTTAAGATGATTCTGGTTTCATTAGACAGGCTGGTAGATAAAGAAAGGGTTTTAAAATTCATTAAAAACAAAAATCTGACCGCTGAAGTTGTGCTTTTAGATGATATTAAAAGAATGAATACCTGGATTCCAAGATTTGAAAAAAAGTGGGATGGAAATATTCCTGTAACAATTTTTTATAAAAACGGAGAAAAAGTATATTTCAATGACGGAGAAATGAGTAAAGAGGATCTTGGGAAAACAATTACTGAAAACCTACAATAA
- a CDS encoding thioredoxin family protein, with protein MKNLKILMAAFIAGLGLLSFTTMNHDKNKPQKESISAVKGYEVGDEATDFKLKNIDGKMVSLSDFKTAKGFIVIFTCNHCPYAKKYEDRIIELDKKYKDQGYPVIAINPNDPNVQPEDGYKQMIDRAKQKGFTFPYLVDEGQKIYPQYGATKTPHVFILQKENGKNIVKYIGAIDNNYDNPNDVSEYYAQDAVNALIKSEPVKMTKTVAIGCTIKVKK; from the coding sequence ATGAAAAATCTGAAAATTTTAATGGCAGCTTTTATCGCTGGATTAGGCTTATTAAGCTTTACAACAATGAATCACGATAAAAATAAACCTCAAAAAGAAAGTATTTCAGCTGTAAAAGGCTACGAAGTGGGAGATGAGGCTACTGACTTTAAGCTTAAAAATATTGATGGAAAAATGGTTTCCCTGAGTGATTTTAAAACAGCCAAGGGGTTCATTGTTATTTTTACCTGTAACCATTGTCCGTATGCCAAGAAGTATGAAGACAGAATCATTGAGCTTGATAAGAAATATAAAGATCAGGGATATCCGGTCATAGCAATCAATCCAAATGATCCAAATGTACAGCCTGAAGACGGCTACAAGCAGATGATCGATAGAGCGAAACAGAAAGGATTTACTTTTCCATATCTGGTGGACGAAGGGCAGAAGATCTATCCGCAGTATGGAGCTACCAAAACTCCGCATGTTTTTATACTACAGAAGGAAAACGGGAAGAATATTGTAAAATATATAGGCGCTATTGATAACAATTATGATAATCCTAATGATGTATCAGAATACTATGCTCAGGACGCGGTAAATGCTCTAATAAAAAGTGAACCAGTAAAAATGACAAAAACGGTTGCTATCGGCTGTACAATCAAGGTAAAGAAATAA
- a CDS encoding ribosomal maturation YjgA family protein, translated as MKFQFSLKYLIISVFIFLVEVLIATKLKDIFFVRAYLGDVIVVILLYTLVKSFFRVNNEKLILGVLIFSCFVEFAQYFNIAEKLGFRPGSLMYIVIGNSFSWIDILCYVAGCVFLYVFVKLTKK; from the coding sequence ATGAAATTCCAATTTAGCCTGAAATATCTCATTATCTCCGTTTTTATTTTCCTTGTTGAGGTACTTATCGCAACAAAATTAAAGGATATTTTCTTTGTAAGAGCTTATCTTGGAGATGTCATTGTTGTCATACTTCTTTATACTTTGGTGAAAAGCTTTTTCAGGGTTAATAATGAAAAACTTATTCTCGGGGTTTTAATTTTTTCCTGCTTTGTAGAGTTTGCCCAATATTTCAATATTGCGGAAAAACTAGGCTTCCGTCCTGGAAGCCTGATGTATATTGTGATTGGAAATTCTTTTTCCTGGATTGATATTCTGTGTTATGTCGCAGGCTGTGTATTCCTCTATGTGTTTGTAAAGCTGACAAAAAAATGA
- a CDS encoding YARHG domain-containing protein translates to MKILNYTFISLLAAALISCKKDGKTNESNKDSLTAKKDSVIIPEVHKEYYGIYTGDFAGMEKMVDDVDGSEYNESVYKKISLKINRITKDSVYGQSIVNGNQRPVRGVFNETSKSFVLDEPGNDKTDGRFEVKLSGDSLTGKWNAFNTKGVKAPLKSLKLIKKEFVYNPNFMLDPESNLVDWNNPKSFVEKYTDSDGKTESYTTSKNRVASDAVFKLNASKQKLNEKDLKNLRKLDLEIIKNSVFARHGYSFKKETYRDFFEQTNWYIPVSNNVDNELSPMEKDNVALLNKFIKYAEDKYDSFGR, encoded by the coding sequence ATGAAAATTTTAAATTACACCTTTATTTCTCTTCTTGCAGCAGCGCTTATTAGCTGTAAAAAAGATGGAAAAACGAATGAATCCAACAAAGATTCTCTAACAGCAAAAAAAGACTCTGTCATTATTCCTGAAGTTCATAAAGAATATTACGGGATTTACACCGGCGATTTTGCAGGAATGGAAAAAATGGTTGACGATGTAGATGGCTCTGAATATAATGAGAGCGTCTACAAAAAAATTTCTCTAAAAATCAACAGGATTACCAAAGACAGTGTGTATGGACAAAGCATTGTGAATGGAAACCAACGCCCTGTAAGAGGAGTTTTTAATGAAACGTCAAAATCTTTTGTACTGGATGAGCCGGGTAATGATAAAACAGATGGCAGATTTGAGGTAAAACTGAGTGGAGACAGCTTAACGGGAAAATGGAATGCCTTCAACACAAAAGGAGTAAAAGCCCCTCTGAAATCACTCAAACTCATTAAAAAGGAATTTGTTTATAACCCCAATTTTATGCTTGATCCGGAGTCCAATCTGGTAGACTGGAATAATCCTAAGTCTTTTGTTGAGAAGTACACAGATAGTGATGGGAAAACCGAAAGCTATACAACATCAAAAAATCGGGTAGCTTCTGATGCCGTCTTTAAGCTGAATGCCTCTAAACAAAAACTCAATGAAAAAGACCTTAAAAACTTAAGAAAACTGGATCTGGAGATTATCAAGAACTCCGTATTTGCAAGACATGGGTATTCCTTTAAAAAAGAAACTTACAGGGATTTCTTTGAACAGACCAATTGGTATATTCCGGTTTCCAATAATGTAGATAACGAGCTTTCCCCTATGGAAAAAGACAATGTGGCACTCCTGAACAAATTTATTAAATATGCTGAAGATAAATATGACAGCTTTGGAAGATAG
- a CDS encoding DUF2306 domain-containing protein, with product MLSAKRNITFFKILLIIGFIYFFWLMVMITLEYIPLNPNVSFLMIKQTEVEHRPEYLYFFYAHVYTSIFVLLSGFLAILRKDFRLKNFHRNIGKLYILLILFLAAPSGIYMGFFANGGLFSRISFVILGFLWWFSTFKAYQLARQKRFKEHKQWMWRSFAFTLSAITLRMWKVIIVYLFHPNPMDVYQIIAWLGWIPNILFIEYLITKKQI from the coding sequence ATGCTTTCAGCCAAAAGAAATATCACTTTTTTCAAAATCCTGCTCATCATAGGATTTATATATTTCTTTTGGCTGATGGTTATGATTACTCTGGAATATATTCCTTTGAATCCTAACGTTAGCTTCCTGATGATTAAACAAACTGAAGTGGAGCACAGGCCGGAATATCTTTATTTTTTCTACGCTCATGTATACACCAGCATTTTTGTACTTCTTTCAGGGTTTCTTGCAATACTCCGAAAAGATTTCAGGCTAAAAAATTTCCACAGAAATATAGGAAAGCTCTATATTCTTCTTATATTGTTTTTGGCTGCCCCTTCCGGAATTTATATGGGGTTTTTTGCCAATGGAGGGCTTTTTTCAAGGATTTCATTCGTTATACTGGGCTTTTTATGGTGGTTTTCTACCTTCAAAGCTTATCAGCTGGCCAGACAGAAAAGGTTTAAAGAACACAAGCAATGGATGTGGCGGAGCTTTGCTTTTACATTATCAGCCATCACATTACGGATGTGGAAAGTTATTATCGTATATTTATTTCATCCCAATCCTATGGATGTTTACCAAATCATTGCATGGCTGGGCTGGATTCCAAATATCCTTTTCATTGAATATTTAATCACAAAAAAACAGATATGA
- a CDS encoding energy transducer TonB, whose amino-acid sequence MKKLIFLLFTFGFTLFFSQAKQDPAESPVKDYTNKADIRPEFPGGIAVFKTLIMSKLNFSTITDSANSEVRFLIDSKGELSSVTANGEQESFNKELIRVINTINKKWEPAVYKNKPVDYWYTLPMSIDFD is encoded by the coding sequence ATGAAAAAATTAATATTTCTATTATTTACGTTTGGGTTCACATTGTTTTTTTCTCAGGCAAAACAGGACCCGGCAGAATCCCCTGTAAAAGATTACACCAATAAAGCAGATATAAGACCTGAATTTCCAGGAGGAATTGCTGTATTCAAAACACTCATTATGAGTAAATTAAATTTTAGTACCATTACAGACTCAGCAAACTCAGAGGTACGGTTTCTAATTGATTCCAAGGGAGAACTGAGCTCTGTGACAGCGAACGGAGAGCAGGAAAGCTTTAATAAAGAATTGATACGGGTCATCAATACCATAAACAAAAAATGGGAGCCCGCAGTTTATAAAAACAAACCTGTAGACTATTGGTATACCCTTCCAATGTCGATAGATTTTGATTAA